In the Wenzhouxiangella sp. XN24 genome, one interval contains:
- a CDS encoding YerC/YecD family TrpR-related protein codes for MKNRSTPSKLDEQRAEEALYRSVLALRDEAEARSYFHDLCTPAELQALVDRWRVVGLLRQGLSYRQINEQTGISVTTIGRVARFLADGHGGYLAVAARLDGENK; via the coding sequence ATGAAGAATCGCAGCACACCATCCAAGCTCGATGAGCAGCGTGCGGAGGAGGCCCTGTACCGCTCCGTGCTCGCCCTGCGCGACGAGGCGGAGGCGCGCAGCTATTTCCACGACCTGTGCACCCCCGCGGAACTGCAGGCCCTGGTCGATCGCTGGCGCGTGGTCGGCCTGCTGCGCCAGGGGCTGAGTTACCGGCAGATCAACGAGCAGACCGGGATCAGCGTCACGACGATCGGGCGTGTCGCCCGTTTCCTGGCTGACGGTCATGGGGGTTACCTCGCCGTCGCCGCACGACTGGATGGAGAAAATAAATGA
- a CDS encoding cytochrome c: MRKFYLAVGMAALCLLSAPAVAADVEAGKAKFQQLCATCHGPTGAGDGPASAALNPKPRALSDAEWQASVDDAYLGKVIKEGGPAVGLSPMMVAQRGLSDEELANIIAFIRSLDN, from the coding sequence ATGCGCAAGTTCTACCTCGCGGTCGGCATGGCCGCTCTCTGCCTGCTTTCAGCGCCGGCCGTTGCGGCCGACGTGGAAGCCGGCAAGGCCAAGTTCCAGCAGCTCTGCGCCACCTGTCACGGACCCACCGGGGCCGGAGACGGTCCCGCGTCCGCCGCGCTGAATCCGAAACCCCGCGCGCTCTCCGACGCGGAGTGGCAGGCCTCGGTCGATGACGCGTACCTTGGCAAGGTGATCAAGGAAGGTGGTCCGGCGGTGGGCCTCTCGCCGATGATGGTCGCGCAACGCGGCCTCAGCGACGAGGAGCTGGCCAACATCATCGCTTTCATCCGCAGCCTCGATAATTGA
- the rpsT gene encoding 30S ribosomal protein S20, translated as MANIKSAQKRARQNIKNRTHNMAMRSKMRTFLKKVSTAIESGDRAEAEASYKAAVPVLDSMVNKGIVHKNKAARHKSRLNARIKALSA; from the coding sequence TTGGCGAACATCAAGTCGGCCCAGAAACGCGCTCGGCAGAACATCAAGAACAGGACCCATAACATGGCGATGCGCTCCAAGATGCGCACCTTCCTGAAGAAAGTCTCGACCGCGATCGAGTCGGGCGACCGGGCCGAGGCCGAGGCCAGCTACAAGGCCGCGGTGCCCGTGCTCGACTCCATGGTCAACAAGGGCATCGTGCACAAGAACAAGGCCGCACGGCACAAGAGCCGGCTGAACGCCCGCATCAAGGCCCTCTCGGCCTGA
- the cgtA gene encoding Obg family GTPase CgtA: protein MKFVDEANITVQAGAGGNGCVSFRREKYIPFGGPDGGDGGNGGSVWLVADAGLNTLADFRRQRRFRAASGAPGMGSNCSGRGGESVEIPVPVGTVVHEESTGEVLGDLVEPEQKLLVAQGGIGGKGNTHFKSSINRAPRKFTPGTPGELRHLRLELRLLADVGLLGLPNAGKSTLLRAVTAATPKVGDYPFTTLHPNLGVVELEEGKTFVIADIPGLIEGAAEGHGLGTRFLRHLQRTRLLLHIVDASSHEGEQSPEQGARDIIHELKAYSDELAAWPRWLVINKIDKLVQGEERELARRVAVAIDHKGPVFAISAQSGTGTAALMKAVGEFLEAQARARAEALAQLPPGKRDGRPF from the coding sequence ATGAAATTCGTAGACGAAGCCAACATCACTGTCCAGGCCGGCGCCGGCGGCAACGGCTGCGTCAGTTTCCGGCGGGAAAAATACATACCCTTCGGCGGCCCGGATGGCGGCGATGGCGGCAACGGCGGCAGCGTGTGGCTCGTGGCGGATGCCGGCCTCAACACGCTGGCGGATTTCCGCCGCCAGCGCAGGTTTCGTGCCGCCAGCGGGGCGCCCGGCATGGGCAGCAACTGCTCCGGCCGTGGGGGCGAGTCGGTGGAGATTCCGGTGCCCGTGGGCACGGTCGTCCACGAGGAAAGCACCGGCGAAGTGCTCGGCGACCTCGTCGAGCCGGAGCAGAAGCTGCTGGTCGCCCAGGGGGGCATCGGCGGCAAGGGCAATACGCACTTCAAGAGCAGTATCAATCGGGCGCCCCGCAAGTTCACGCCGGGCACGCCGGGCGAGTTACGCCACCTGCGTCTCGAGTTGCGCCTTCTCGCCGACGTGGGACTGCTCGGTCTGCCGAATGCCGGCAAATCGACGTTGTTGCGCGCCGTGACGGCGGCCACGCCCAAGGTGGGCGATTACCCGTTCACCACCCTGCACCCCAACCTCGGCGTCGTGGAACTCGAGGAAGGCAAGACCTTCGTCATCGCGGATATCCCGGGACTGATCGAGGGTGCGGCCGAAGGGCACGGGCTGGGCACGCGCTTTTTGCGCCATCTGCAACGGACCCGACTGTTGCTGCATATCGTCGATGCGTCCTCCCACGAGGGCGAGCAGTCCCCGGAGCAGGGCGCCCGCGACATCATCCACGAACTGAAGGCCTACAGCGACGAGCTCGCCGCCTGGCCACGCTGGCTGGTGATCAACAAGATCGACAAGCTGGTGCAGGGCGAGGAGCGGGAACTGGCGCGGCGCGTCGCCGTGGCGATCGACCACAAGGGTCCGGTGTTCGCGATTTCGGCGCAGTCCGGGACGGGTACGGCGGCGCTCATGAAGGCCGTCGGCGAATTTCTCGAGGCCCAGGCCAGGGCCAGGGCGGAGGCGCTGGCGCAATTGCCGCCGGGCAAGCGTGACGGGCGCCCCTTCTAG
- the rpmA gene encoding 50S ribosomal protein L27: protein MAHKKAGGSTRNGRDSESKRLGVKKFGGEQVLAGNIIVRQRGTRFHPGVNVGCGRDYTLFAKADGKVAFETKGPRNRKFVSIVTE from the coding sequence ATGGCACATAAGAAAGCAGGCGGCAGTACTCGTAACGGCCGCGATTCCGAGTCCAAGCGACTTGGCGTCAAGAAGTTCGGCGGCGAGCAGGTGCTGGCCGGCAACATCATAGTGCGCCAGCGGGGCACGCGCTTTCATCCCGGCGTCAACGTAGGCTGCGGACGGGACTACACGCTGTTCGCCAAGGCGGATGGCAAAGTGGCATTCGAGACGAAAGGGCCGCGCAACCGCAAGTTCGTGAGCATCGTCACGGAGTAG
- the rplU gene encoding 50S ribosomal protein L21: protein MYAVIATGGKQYRVSQGAVLRVEKLDAEEGASVEFDRVLLVGDGDNVSVGKPYLEGGKVQATVMAQGKARKVEIVKFHRRQNYRRTKGHRQNFTQIKITGIAAS, encoded by the coding sequence ATGTACGCCGTGATCGCCACAGGCGGAAAACAGTACCGGGTCAGCCAGGGCGCTGTCCTGCGTGTCGAGAAGCTGGACGCCGAGGAAGGCGCCAGCGTCGAGTTCGACCGGGTCCTCCTGGTCGGCGACGGGGACAACGTCAGCGTCGGCAAGCCCTACCTCGAAGGTGGCAAGGTGCAGGCCACCGTCATGGCGCAGGGCAAGGCGCGCAAGGTGGAAATCGTGAAGTTCCATCGTCGCCAGAACTACCGGCGGACCAAGGGCCATCGGCAGAACTTCACCCAGATCAAGATCACCGGGATCGCCGCCAGCTGA
- the ispB gene encoding octaprenyl diphosphate synthase — translation MSLDQIRALVADDLRDLDRCIAGSLDSDVMLVNQVARHIVSGGGKRLRPLLVLLAARACGYEAGAHVQAAAIVEFIHTATLLHDDVVDGSDLRRGRDTANAVFGNEASVLVGDFLYSRAFQMMVRIGEMRLMEVMAHATNVIAEGEVLQLMNCNDPDTDEERYFAVIRNKTAKLFEAGARVAGILAGADATAEAALADYGMRLGVAFQLVDDALDYGGATAEMGKNMGDDLAEGKPTLPLIHAMREGSAVQRATIRRAIEQGGLEELDTIRDAIESTGSLHYTARLAREQAEAAVNSLAALPESPFRDALASLARIAVERTA, via the coding sequence CTGTCGCTCGACCAGATCCGGGCGCTCGTGGCCGACGATCTGCGGGACCTGGATCGATGCATCGCCGGCAGCCTGGACAGCGACGTCATGCTGGTCAACCAGGTCGCACGTCACATCGTGAGCGGCGGCGGCAAGCGGCTCCGCCCCTTGCTCGTGCTGCTGGCGGCGCGCGCCTGCGGCTACGAGGCCGGCGCCCACGTGCAGGCCGCGGCCATCGTGGAGTTCATTCATACGGCGACGCTGCTGCACGACGACGTGGTGGACGGTTCGGATCTGCGCCGCGGCCGGGACACCGCCAACGCGGTGTTCGGCAACGAGGCCAGCGTGCTGGTCGGCGACTTCCTCTATTCCCGCGCCTTCCAGATGATGGTCCGGATCGGCGAGATGCGGCTCATGGAAGTGATGGCGCACGCCACCAACGTGATCGCGGAAGGCGAAGTCCTGCAGTTGATGAACTGCAACGACCCGGACACCGACGAAGAACGTTACTTCGCGGTCATCCGCAACAAGACCGCCAAGCTGTTCGAGGCGGGGGCGCGGGTCGCCGGCATCCTGGCCGGAGCCGACGCGACCGCCGAGGCCGCGCTGGCGGATTACGGCATGCGCCTCGGCGTCGCCTTCCAGCTCGTGGACGACGCGCTGGACTATGGCGGCGCCACGGCCGAAATGGGCAAGAACATGGGCGACGACCTTGCGGAAGGCAAGCCCACGCTGCCGCTGATCCACGCCATGCGCGAGGGCAGCGCCGTGCAGCGGGCGACGATCCGGCGCGCCATCGAGCAGGGCGGCCTCGAGGAACTCGACACGATTCGCGACGCTATTGAATCCACCGGATCGCTCCACTACACTGCCCGGCTTGCGCGCGAGCAGGCCGAGGCCGCGGTGAACTCACTGGCGGCGCTTCCCGAATCGCCGTTTCGCGATGCCCTGGCATCCCTGGCGCGCATTGCCGTCGAAAGAACGGCCTAG
- a CDS encoding mechanosensitive ion channel domain-containing protein yields MEEITGLLNKDNMDALVAAVSAFGLKLLAAIVVFVVGRWLVGRVTRLLEAGMKRADTDPTLISFFRNIIYFGLLTMVVIAAVSQLGVQTTSFIAVLGAAGLAIGLALQGSLANFAAGVLMIIFRPFKAGDYVEVAGVAGSVEELHLFTTKLRTPDNKIIIIPNAQVTNEPITNYSALDTRRLDLQFGVSYSDDLDHVRRVIKEVLDAEERLLEDPAPTIGLLTLGDNSVNFAVRPWVRSSDYWGVYFDLQEAMKKRFDKEGISIPFPQRDVHLHQVAS; encoded by the coding sequence ATGGAAGAAATCACGGGCCTGCTCAACAAGGACAACATGGATGCGCTGGTGGCGGCGGTCTCCGCTTTCGGCCTGAAGTTGCTCGCCGCAATTGTCGTATTCGTGGTCGGCCGCTGGCTGGTGGGCCGTGTGACCCGCCTGCTCGAGGCCGGCATGAAGCGCGCGGACACCGATCCGACGTTGATCAGTTTCTTCCGCAATATCATTTACTTCGGCCTGTTGACCATGGTCGTGATCGCCGCGGTCAGTCAGCTGGGCGTGCAGACCACCTCGTTCATCGCGGTGCTCGGTGCCGCCGGCCTCGCCATCGGCCTGGCCCTGCAGGGCTCGCTGGCCAATTTCGCGGCCGGCGTGTTGATGATCATCTTCCGCCCGTTCAAGGCGGGCGATTATGTCGAGGTCGCGGGCGTGGCCGGCTCAGTCGAGGAGTTGCACCTGTTCACGACGAAGCTGCGCACGCCGGACAACAAGATCATCATCATTCCCAACGCCCAGGTGACGAACGAGCCGATCACGAACTATTCCGCGCTGGATACGCGTCGGCTGGACCTCCAGTTCGGCGTCAGCTACAGCGACGATCTCGACCATGTGAGGCGCGTGATCAAGGAAGTGCTGGATGCCGAGGAGCGCCTGCTCGAGGACCCCGCGCCGACCATCGGCCTGTTGACCCTGGGCGACAACAGCGTGAACTTCGCCGTGCGTCCCTGGGTGCGCAGCAGCGACTACTGGGGCGTGTATTTCGACCTGCAGGAAGCCATGAAGAAGCGCTTCGACAAGGAAGGCATCAGCATCCCGTTCCCGCAACGGGACGTGCACCTTCACCAGGTGGCGTCCTGA
- a CDS encoding PDZ domain-containing protein, giving the protein MARGDRQRRAPALAGLALGLVMPWGALAEPLPRLAATLVTPGHAAALLESAAGQAWTVPGEFVGDCRLLQVDASSASLVCGAAERRVRLAAGAASPTHGDAAENLRPAMHSVRLPPAGLRAIMQNPQASALGIDLVPVSRAGDVIGWAVTRLDPGSPVSAAGLQPHDLVVAVDGAPAGQPEAFMAALRALPDADSFVLELLRAGRPTSLLVSVAEPVAP; this is encoded by the coding sequence ATGGCCAGGGGGGATCGCCAGCGGCGCGCCCCGGCGCTGGCGGGACTGGCGCTCGGGCTGGTCATGCCGTGGGGGGCACTCGCCGAGCCGCTGCCGCGGCTCGCAGCGACCCTGGTCACGCCGGGTCATGCGGCCGCGCTGCTGGAGTCGGCAGCCGGCCAGGCCTGGACCGTGCCGGGCGAATTCGTCGGTGATTGCCGCCTCCTGCAGGTCGATGCGAGCAGCGCCAGCCTCGTGTGCGGGGCGGCAGAACGCCGGGTGCGACTCGCGGCCGGTGCTGCCAGCCCCACGCATGGGGACGCGGCGGAAAACCTCAGGCCCGCAATGCACAGCGTCCGGCTCCCGCCTGCCGGACTGCGCGCGATCATGCAGAACCCCCAGGCCAGCGCCCTGGGCATCGACCTGGTGCCGGTGAGCCGGGCCGGAGACGTGATCGGCTGGGCCGTGACGCGTCTCGACCCCGGCAGCCCGGTGAGTGCGGCCGGTCTGCAGCCTCACGACCTGGTGGTGGCCGTCGATGGCGCGCCGGCCGGGCAGCCCGAGGCTTTCATGGCGGCACTCAGGGCGCTGCCGGATGCGGACAGTTTCGTCCTGGAACTGCTTCGCGCGGGACGTCCCACCTCTCTCCTGGTGTCCGTGGCGGAGCCCGTCGCACCCTGA
- a CDS encoding AgmX/PglI C-terminal domain-containing protein, giving the protein MTTTAIRWTELPWSVDPVVEQRFRRITGRTALVALLLGLLVPWLPIPERDSLLPPEVPERYARLLIERTPPPPPPVTAPEPEPEPQPVVEEKVAAVPDAVPDPRPETPAPPVPSARERAATKGVMAFADTLADLRSSDAVAAATSADGLAAGAGETRHNERSVITAQGGRASGGINTAGLSRNTGGSGLGGRTVTQVSAPSGGGDGTAAGGGSGGGDGLNARSREEIELVFDRNKAAIYALYNRALRNDPTLRGRLVLELTIAPDGQVTDCNVVSSELLDPEFERRLVARVKMFRFEDKDVATVTTTKPIEFFPA; this is encoded by the coding sequence ATGACGACGACCGCCATACGTTGGACCGAGCTGCCCTGGAGCGTGGACCCGGTCGTGGAGCAGCGCTTTCGGCGCATCACCGGCCGCACGGCCCTGGTGGCCCTGTTGCTGGGCCTGCTCGTGCCCTGGCTGCCGATCCCGGAGCGTGACTCCCTGCTGCCGCCGGAAGTGCCGGAGCGCTATGCGCGCCTGCTGATCGAACGCACGCCGCCACCGCCGCCCCCCGTGACGGCGCCGGAACCGGAGCCCGAGCCGCAACCGGTGGTCGAGGAAAAAGTGGCCGCGGTGCCAGACGCCGTGCCGGATCCGAGACCGGAGACGCCCGCGCCGCCCGTGCCCAGTGCGCGCGAGCGTGCGGCCACCAAGGGCGTCATGGCGTTCGCCGACACACTGGCCGACCTGCGGTCCAGCGATGCGGTGGCTGCGGCCACCAGCGCTGACGGGCTGGCCGCCGGGGCCGGAGAGACCCGGCACAATGAGCGCAGCGTCATCACGGCGCAGGGTGGGCGCGCCAGCGGCGGTATCAACACGGCCGGGCTGTCGCGCAACACGGGCGGCTCGGGCCTGGGCGGACGGACGGTGACGCAGGTCAGCGCGCCTTCGGGCGGCGGCGATGGAACGGCCGCAGGCGGCGGCAGCGGCGGCGGCGACGGCCTGAATGCCCGCAGTCGCGAGGAGATCGAACTGGTCTTCGATCGCAACAAGGCGGCCATCTACGCGCTCTACAACCGGGCGTTGCGCAACGATCCCACGCTGCGGGGCCGGCTGGTCCTCGAGTTGACCATCGCGCCCGATGGCCAGGTGACCGACTGCAACGTGGTGTCCTCGGAACTGCTCGACCCGGAATTCGAACGCAGGCTCGTGGCGCGGGTGAAAATGTTCCGCTTCGAGGACAAGGACGTGGCGACCGTGACGACCACCAAGCCCATCGAGTTCTTCCCGGCGTGA
- a CDS encoding biopolymer transporter ExbD, translating into MKASHRARRMEAHHKRRRGAPLSLVSLMDIFTILVFFLLVNSSDVQQLTTPKSLQMPDSMAQQPPRETVVVTVGTDAILVQGEVVAITADVMEAEAEFIPALAAALEQLSARRLRADEALSPEVTILGDRDLPYRLLRKVMVTCTRADYGRVSLAVVQRSTDAV; encoded by the coding sequence ATGAAAGCATCGCATCGCGCGCGCCGCATGGAGGCGCACCACAAGCGCCGGCGCGGGGCTCCGCTCAGCCTGGTCTCGTTGATGGACATCTTCACGATCCTGGTGTTCTTCCTGCTCGTCAACTCCTCCGACGTGCAGCAACTCACCACGCCGAAATCGTTGCAGATGCCCGATTCGATGGCACAGCAGCCCCCGCGGGAAACCGTCGTGGTCACCGTCGGCACCGACGCGATTCTCGTCCAGGGCGAAGTGGTCGCCATCACGGCCGATGTCATGGAGGCCGAGGCCGAGTTCATTCCCGCGCTGGCTGCCGCGCTCGAGCAACTGAGTGCACGCCGCCTGCGGGCCGATGAGGCCTTGTCTCCCGAGGTGACCATTCTCGGTGATCGCGACCTGCCCTACCGCCTCCTGCGCAAGGTCATGGTGACCTGCACCCGCGCGGACTACGGGCGCGTCTCGCTGGCCGTCGTGCAACGCAGCACGGACGCTGTCTGA
- a CDS encoding biopolymer transporter ExbD, protein MLKRRRRQREPGELDITAFMNLMVVLVPFLLITAVFSRIAVHELSLPGPSAETTAAEETGLNLEVVVRETALEVGDRRSGLLQRFEADAEGRFDYAALSEFLAQVKLRHPDTREAMILLEPDIDYQRLVDVMDTLRVARVEHGSAELFPDISIGDAPLPAGGRK, encoded by the coding sequence ATGCTGAAGCGGCGCCGGCGACAGCGCGAGCCGGGCGAACTGGACATCACCGCCTTCATGAACCTGATGGTGGTGCTGGTCCCGTTTCTGCTCATCACGGCGGTGTTCTCGCGGATCGCCGTCCATGAGCTGAGCCTGCCCGGGCCGAGCGCGGAGACCACGGCGGCCGAGGAAACCGGGCTCAATCTCGAGGTCGTCGTCCGCGAGACGGCGCTCGAGGTCGGCGACCGGCGCAGCGGCCTGCTGCAGCGCTTCGAGGCCGACGCCGAAGGCCGCTTCGATTACGCGGCGCTGTCCGAGTTCCTGGCCCAGGTGAAGCTCAGGCATCCGGATACCCGGGAAGCGATGATCCTGCTCGAACCGGACATCGATTACCAGCGCCTGGTGGACGTCATGGATACGCTCCGCGTCGCCCGGGTCGAGCACGGTTCAGCCGAGCTGTTCCCGGATATCTCCATCGGTGACGCGCCGCTGCCGGCGGGAGGTCGGAAATGA
- a CDS encoding MotA/TolQ/ExbB proton channel family protein produces MDVYTTIVGFFQQGGVFMYPIVVVLVLGAAIAIERYVYLSATGASNRKLWLQLMPMVKAGKYTEAMTVAGRSKLAIGNILSYGLARLGTARRRDDVEKAMEESLLETLPRIEKRTHYLATFANIATLLGLLGTIIGLIRAFTAVAAANPAEKADMLSASISVAMNTTAFGLMVAIPLLLAHTVLMSKTTEIVDSLEMAAVKFLNAVTEPGGAQPKATGA; encoded by the coding sequence ATGGACGTTTACACGACGATAGTCGGTTTCTTTCAACAGGGCGGGGTGTTCATGTACCCCATCGTGGTGGTGCTCGTGCTCGGGGCGGCGATCGCGATCGAGCGATACGTCTACCTGTCCGCGACGGGAGCGAGTAACCGCAAGCTGTGGCTGCAACTGATGCCCATGGTCAAGGCGGGCAAGTACACGGAGGCGATGACCGTGGCCGGGCGTTCCAAGCTGGCCATCGGCAACATCCTGTCCTACGGGCTGGCGCGCCTCGGCACGGCCCGGCGGCGCGACGATGTCGAGAAAGCCATGGAGGAGAGCCTGCTGGAGACCTTGCCGAGGATCGAGAAGCGCACCCATTACCTGGCGACCTTCGCGAACATCGCCACGCTGCTCGGCCTGCTCGGTACGATCATCGGGCTCATTCGCGCTTTCACCGCCGTCGCGGCGGCGAATCCGGCCGAGAAAGCCGACATGCTTTCCGCGAGTATTTCTGTGGCGATGAACACCACGGCGTTCGGCCTGATGGTCGCGATCCCGCTGCTGCTGGCGCACACCGTGCTGATGAGCAAGACCACGGAAATCGTCGACAGCCTCGAGATGGCCGCGGTGAAGTTCCTGAATGCCGTGACCGAACCCGGTGGCGCGCAGCCGAAGGCGACGGGCGCCTGA
- a CDS encoding tetratricopeptide repeat protein, producing MLSNCCASDLRGLPMIRRAPAGTALMAMLLLAGCGTLPGAGSGDDLSADPRFDRATHALQAGVADEAEQLLDGLATDYPELSGPLLNLGILHAAAGRLEAAEAAFRQVLEMAPADAVAHAELGIVLRRQGRFAEADASYREALALQPDYALAWRNRGVLLDLYLGRPAEALQCYERYLDLVGGLEGDEQVARWVAELQLRSNSRVATR from the coding sequence ATGTTGTCGAACTGCTGCGCTAGCGACCTGCGGGGACTGCCGATGATCCGGCGGGCCCCGGCCGGAACCGCCTTGATGGCGATGCTCCTGCTCGCCGGGTGCGGCACCTTGCCCGGCGCCGGAAGCGGCGACGATCTCTCTGCAGACCCGCGTTTCGATCGCGCCACACACGCCCTGCAAGCCGGGGTTGCGGACGAAGCCGAACAATTGCTGGATGGCCTCGCGACCGATTATCCGGAGCTGTCCGGGCCGCTGTTGAACCTCGGCATCCTGCACGCCGCCGCGGGCCGCCTCGAAGCCGCGGAGGCGGCCTTCAGGCAAGTCCTGGAAATGGCGCCCGCCGATGCCGTGGCGCATGCGGAACTGGGCATCGTGCTGCGCCGGCAGGGCCGCTTTGCGGAAGCGGATGCATCCTATCGCGAAGCGCTCGCGCTGCAACCCGATTACGCGCTGGCGTGGCGGAATCGCGGTGTCCTGCTGGATCTCTACCTGGGTCGCCCCGCCGAGGCGCTGCAGTGCTACGAACGCTACCTCGATCTCGTCGGCGGACTCGAGGGTGACGAGCAGGTCGCGCGCTGGGTCGCCGAACTGCAGCTGCGCAGCAATTCACGGGTGGCGACGAGATGA